One genomic region from Prunus persica cultivar Lovell chromosome G3, Prunus_persica_NCBIv2, whole genome shotgun sequence encodes:
- the LOC18784079 gene encoding protein ACCELERATED CELL DEATH 6 isoform X1 — protein sequence MEPLTNREVPTVTELPSQEMEAHHQIQDSEETDGDADNLLLYQQLYSYATQGKTNKFHDTIEKKLRDPNTRVQFLSRRSPQNNTFVHIAVSSGHVELAAKILQQHKPLLLEKNFEGDTALHIAAKAGDVDTTTNTLLREARGTTDVENTGDVLTLLRMKNNEENTALHETLIRGHQLVAKCLIEADPAVSLYVNKEQKSPLYLAAEQGLVEIVKLIEEKAVKKNTKIQGKSPLFAAILGRQKKEVLKIISNMEANILNSKDEKGRTPLHCAASIGYLEGVRFLGKRLVDSHRMDNCGNFPIHFASSKGHVDIVKELLLHCPDSMELRNSSDQNILHVAARCGEDNLVKYFLKNVEFQMLINQKDNRGNTPLHLAKMYHHPKVVDLFTLDRRTNLKVLNDRGMTALGISESTLETSASYDGMIPAVKEEENGVIQLYSSEQNPRDSSSLPELDQILVEPGPGMETKRTTAAAGQIQTKAVATAWWLINRLVNCLEYPRTWLEDTRGMLMIVATMISTTTFEAAVNPPGGVWQDNKINSSAGNATYCTDDKICLAGTSVAGSGFPKDFLEFVIHNTISYISSLSVTLLLVGGFPLRNRVIMWLLSMAMCLTLTSMALTYIHALIIVFPNTEIYKSYEKISQISIVVWVTLLGIIAAIHTIRLIIWLVRKLWGRFKHKIPKSLRNVIDSLVDSSRARHRTKKF from the exons ATGGAGCCGTTAACTAATAGGGAAGTACCGACTGTAACGGAACTACCATCACAGGAAATGGAAGCGCATCATCAAATACAGGACTCTGAGGAAACAGATGGTGATGCTGATAACTTGCTCTTGTACCAGCAGCTGTACAGCTATGCTACTCAaggcaaaacaaataaatttcacGACACTATTGAAAAGAAGCTTCGGGATCCCAATACTCGCGTTCAGTTTCTATCTCGACGGAGCCCCCAGAATAACACATTCGTTCACATAGCTGTGAGCTCCGGCCATGTCGAACTAGCAGCCAAGATCTTACAACAACACAAGCCCCTTTTGTTAGAGAAAAACTTTGAAGGCGACACCGCGCTTCACATTGCAGCCAAAGCTGGGGATGTAGATACGACAACAAACACTCTTCTGCGTGAAGCACGAGGAACAACAGATGTTGAAAATACTGGTGATGTATTGACATTACTGAggatgaaaaataatgaggAAAACACTGCCTTGCATGAGACCCTGATTCGAGGTCACCAATTAGTAGCCAAGTGTTTGATAGAGGCCGATCCTGCCGTTTCACTTTACGTtaataaagaacaaaagtcCCCTTTGTATTTGGCCGCTGAACAAGGGCTTGTTGAGATAGTGAAGCtaatagaagaaaaagcaGTAAAGAAGAACACAAAAATTCAAGGCAAGTCCCCGTTGTTTGCTGCAATTCTAGGCCGCCAGAAAAAAG AAGTCCTAAAGATAATATCAAACATGGAAGCAAATATTTTGAACTCAAAAGATGAGAAAGGGAGGACTCCACTGCATTGTGCAGCATCAATTGGTTATCTAGAAGGGGTTCGCTTCTTAGGCAAACGTCTCGTGGATTCTCATCGAATGGATAATTGTGGGAACTTTCCGATCCATTTTGCATCAAGCAAAGGTCATGTTGACATTGTTAAAGAGCTGCTTCTACATTGTCCCGATTCAATGGAACTGAGGAACTCAAGTGACCAAAATATACTCCATGTTGCAGCAAGATGTGGCGAGGACAATCTTGTCAAATATTTTCTCAAGAATGTTGAGTTTCAAATGTTGATAAACCAAAAAGACAACAGAGGAAATACTCCTTTGCACTTGGCAAAGATGTACCATCATCCCAAGGTTGTGGACCTTTTCACTTTGGATAGAAGGACCAACTTAAAGGTCTTGAATGATAGGGGCATGACAGCTCTTGGCATTTCAGAAAGCACTTTGGAAACTAGTGCATCATATGATGGG ATGATACCTGctgtaaaagaagaagaaaatggcgTGATCCAGTTATATTCTTCAGAACAAAATCCGAGAGACTCAAGCAGCCTACCTGAACTTGATCAAATTTTGGTTGAGCCAGGCCCAGGTatggaaacaaaaagaacTACTGCCGCGGCTGGTCAGATTCAGACCAAAGCAGTAGCAACAGCTTGGTGGCTGATAAATAGACTGGTAAATTGCTTGGAGTACCCAAGAACTTGGTTGGAAGATACACGTGGCATGCTGATGATTGTGGCAACCATGATATCAACCACAACTTTCGAAGCTGCAGTTAATCCACCCGGTGGTGTTTGGCaagacaataaaataaatagtagCGCAGGAAATGCTACTTATTGCACCGATGATAAGATATGCTTGGCTGGAACTTCAGTGGCAGGCAGCGGCTTCCCAAAAGACTTCCTCGAGTTCGTAATACACAATACCATCTCGTATATTTCTTCTCTCAGTGTCACCCTTTTGCTTGTTGGCGGATTTCCCCTCCGGAATCGTGTAATTATGTGGCTTTTATCAATGGCCATGTGTCTCACTCTTACTTCTATGGCACTCACCTATATACATGCTCTTATCATAGTGTTCcctaatactgaaatttacaAATCATATGAAAAGATATCCCAGATATCCATTGTGGTTTGGGTTACACTGCTTGGGATCATAGCTGCAATCCACACCATTCGTCTTATCATTTGGTTGGTGAGGAAGTTGTGGGGCAGGTTCAAGCATAAGATCCCAAAAAGCCTCAGGAACGTGATTGATAGTTTGGTGGATAGTTCGAGAGCACGTCACCGTACCAAAAAATTCTGA
- the LOC18784079 gene encoding protein ACCELERATED CELL DEATH 6 isoform X2 gives MEPLTNREVPTVTELPSQEMEAHHQIQDSEETDGDADNLLLYQQLYSYATQGKTNKFHDTIEKKLRDPNTRVQFLSRRSPQNNTFVHIAVSSGHVELAAKILQQHKPLLLEKNFEGDTALHIAAKAGDVDTTTNTLLREARGTTDVENTGDVLTLLRMKNNEENTALHETLIRGHQLVAKCLIEADPAVSLYVNKEQKSPLYLAAEQGLVEIVKLIEEKAVKKNTKIQGKSPLFAAILGRQKKEVLKIISNMEANILNSKDEKGRTPLHCAASIGYLEGVRFLGKRLVDSHRMDNCGNFPIHFASSKGHVDIVKELLLHCPDSMELRNSSDQNILHVAARCGEDNLVKYFLKNVEFQMLINQKDNRGNTPLHLAKMYHHPKVVDLFTLDRRTNLKVLNDRGMTALGISESTLETSASYDGLP, from the exons ATGGAGCCGTTAACTAATAGGGAAGTACCGACTGTAACGGAACTACCATCACAGGAAATGGAAGCGCATCATCAAATACAGGACTCTGAGGAAACAGATGGTGATGCTGATAACTTGCTCTTGTACCAGCAGCTGTACAGCTATGCTACTCAaggcaaaacaaataaatttcacGACACTATTGAAAAGAAGCTTCGGGATCCCAATACTCGCGTTCAGTTTCTATCTCGACGGAGCCCCCAGAATAACACATTCGTTCACATAGCTGTGAGCTCCGGCCATGTCGAACTAGCAGCCAAGATCTTACAACAACACAAGCCCCTTTTGTTAGAGAAAAACTTTGAAGGCGACACCGCGCTTCACATTGCAGCCAAAGCTGGGGATGTAGATACGACAACAAACACTCTTCTGCGTGAAGCACGAGGAACAACAGATGTTGAAAATACTGGTGATGTATTGACATTACTGAggatgaaaaataatgaggAAAACACTGCCTTGCATGAGACCCTGATTCGAGGTCACCAATTAGTAGCCAAGTGTTTGATAGAGGCCGATCCTGCCGTTTCACTTTACGTtaataaagaacaaaagtcCCCTTTGTATTTGGCCGCTGAACAAGGGCTTGTTGAGATAGTGAAGCtaatagaagaaaaagcaGTAAAGAAGAACACAAAAATTCAAGGCAAGTCCCCGTTGTTTGCTGCAATTCTAGGCCGCCAGAAAAAAG AAGTCCTAAAGATAATATCAAACATGGAAGCAAATATTTTGAACTCAAAAGATGAGAAAGGGAGGACTCCACTGCATTGTGCAGCATCAATTGGTTATCTAGAAGGGGTTCGCTTCTTAGGCAAACGTCTCGTGGATTCTCATCGAATGGATAATTGTGGGAACTTTCCGATCCATTTTGCATCAAGCAAAGGTCATGTTGACATTGTTAAAGAGCTGCTTCTACATTGTCCCGATTCAATGGAACTGAGGAACTCAAGTGACCAAAATATACTCCATGTTGCAGCAAGATGTGGCGAGGACAATCTTGTCAAATATTTTCTCAAGAATGTTGAGTTTCAAATGTTGATAAACCAAAAAGACAACAGAGGAAATACTCCTTTGCACTTGGCAAAGATGTACCATCATCCCAAGGTTGTGGACCTTTTCACTTTGGATAGAAGGACCAACTTAAAGGTCTTGAATGATAGGGGCATGACAGCTCTTGGCATTTCAGAAAGCACTTTGGAAACTAGTGCATCATATGATGGG CTCCCATGA
- the LOC109948103 gene encoding uncharacterized protein LOC109948103 — protein MTITPSQTLAEVFTTAERYALWDDDRIAAKKSTEQEDRPAKRAEQRGDRLGSRDKDKGRSRPLREATTKENYTKFSIPIHQILAQVKNKPWIKRPPPLKGDPDKRDTRKYCAFHATHGHNMNNCFAWKAHLEELVREGHCTEFIAKQAIQQIEDRDTAKEPPHKVIRINTILADSEESGLTNKEKKRKIKQATMIFQVSTNLSLAEDNPVIGFQKKDLIGLDLPHNDALVISIQIAQAMVGRVHADEGSAANILQLAVVQQMGLEAKINKSAKSLTSFNGATTVTVGTIDLDIYSPPVISSQTFMVIDEISPYNGILGRPWIGQINAITSATHQKIRYPIPRGGIGQINSDQAMARKCSAQGLKKGKQTQFLPVNQADLKGVEQAEKEADPVPDDRADQKGKGIATPQ, from the coding sequence ATGACTATCACTCCCAGCCAGACTCTGGCAGAGGTCTTCACGACCGCAGAACGCTACGCACTCTGGGATGACGATCGAATCGCCGCGAAGAAGTCCACTGAGCAAGAAGATCGACCGGCTAAACGGGCAGAACAAAGAGGCGACAGGCTTGGCAGTAGGGACAAAGACAAAGGCAGGTCACGCCCACTAAGAGAGGCCACGACGAAAgagaactacaccaagttctctatccccatacatcaaattttgGCCCAAGTGAAGAACAAACCTTGGATAAAAAGACCACCACCCTTGAAAGGAGATCCAGACAAGAGggataccagaaaatattgtGCCTTCCATGCGACACATGGGCACAATATGAATAATTGCTTTGCTTGGAAAGCGCATCTCGAAGAACTCGTGAGAGAAGGTCATTGCACGGAGTTCATCGCAAAGCAGGCCATCCAGCAGATAGAAGACCGCGATACCGCAAAAGAGCCACCCCAtaaggtcataaggattaacacaatcctagccgaCTCCGAGGAGTCCGGACTGACcaacaaagagaagaagaggaagatcaaacaggcTACTATGATCTTCCAAGTCTCAACTAACCTCTCACTGGCAGAAGACAATCCCGTGATCggctttcaaaagaaagacttAATCGGCCTTGATCTACCGCACAACGACGCCCttgtcatcagcattcaaatcgCCCAGGCCATGGTCGGCCGAGTCCATGCAGATGAGGGCAGTGCAGCCAACATCCTACAATTGGCAGTCGTCCAACAGATGGGCTTAGAGGCAAAGATCAATAAATCAGCCAAGTCGCTGACTAGTTTCAATGGCGCAACTACGGTTACCGTGGGCACGATAGATCTCGACATCTACTCTCCACCTGTAATCAGCTCGCAAACGTTCATGGTCATTGATGAAATCTCACCCTACAATGGCATTCTAGGCAGACCATGGATCGGCCAAATCAACGCCATCACCTCTGCCACACATCAGAAGATTCGCTACCCAATCCCTAGGGGCGGTATCGGCCAGATCAACAGCGATCAGGCAATGGCAAGAAAATGCTCAGCTCAAGGGCTGAAGAAAGGCAAGCAAACACAGTTCCTCCCTGTGAATCAAGCAGATCTAAAGGGAGTAGAACAAGCAGAGAAGGAAGCAGATCCCGTTCCTGACGACCGAGCAGACcagaaaggaaagggaatAGCTACTCCCCAATAG